One Rossellomorea aquimaris DNA window includes the following coding sequences:
- a CDS encoding S8 family serine peptidase, with protein MKKKLQKVTILALGVGLISGSLPGSYSSLNSKVQAATKTQDVIINDLLQQSNEGTIQGLSPSEQVLKNLSPEQKEALVKLQTLNHTGLHLAPEIDPDSKKEISVIVEFKQRPPKVAVIEATAEGKELSEAEAKAQVEKAHATFTSDLDKLFAEKGKRKGSEYKVKRSYKTAFNGVSMKLPANQAKELLESKVVKAVYSDIEVHVEPPVQAEDIEAEHTGIGMADERSYLQVDKLHEEGFTGEDIKVGVLDTGIDYNHPDLKAAYKGGYDFVDNDKDPMEATYEDWKDSGRPEVSGGKTYYTSHGTHVSGTIAGQGTNESKFATTGIAPDADLYAYRVLGPYGSGSFENVMAGIEQGIEDGMDVMNLSLSGALNDPMNPVSMAVNHAVLSGVTMVLSAGNSGNEMYTLGTPSAAALALTVGANDVPMTLSTSTGSLDTLSVSLRLLAQGYGDDLATLEGDTLPIVYAGMGTKADFNGKDVEGKIALISRGQNIPLVNKIMAAKESGAAAVLLYNDNAEEGHIPAYLAEGMQYIPTFSLSNADGLALKEKVEAGQNDFTFGVMKEEKTQGGMLAEFSSRGPSRTNYDIKPEVTAPGVSMMSTVPSDVVNGDKGDNYQYAYQRLSGTSMSAPVVSGISALLLGANPDLQPSEIKTILMNTADPLSKPYSVFEQGAGRVDPYEAIHSTMAITVREETQMIDNGETNMIDEETGGLGFGRVVYTGEHILDKRAVKLTNNGKKAKTFDVKVQFQTGLRESKDAEKNGVNVTFDNTITVKGNKSKKTSVHLSIPKTAERGVYEGYVIYTNKEDSSETYQVPFGVTYEENKFEKFDISSGRSLATVGYSDVNPFMKNYLLLNYQVKGHIKRIDFLYLDPETDDIVGHGGLVGGLNVKPDKDNLVINTGFYLPFIGDQKKPFSTDPEYLQSQFSNVVSEFVQPGNYKLRAVATDDQGNTFTKDEYVFVDNSAPEFTITSLPHGVYEYEEGKTSVLVEGSIHEENIDRIKKYGFDVNQASNDVVFYYNKEVPKYNQYITIPKYAPNGEVPLNPDGTFAANMPLDDSLPILPVRFFGVGVSSAVNYPNAHATYFVKKGTPYVDATPDKVNPKMGETVTYTIKMNNTSGIKNQTLTFDYLSDNFEIESVTVHPELEKKARVQLDHEDVANGEATRKQTIHLTVNDPEGINGTTPVVNVKVKVKDEKYYEGVLQLQNISSTYTNGEGTEVTIPSLAVESYVDPSYSQVKIPIYAEGIPFGNDFTKAGIDGYATDDSKNQYDGTIVIENNGIADYPRLYIKLPITNEEFKYSIHVPGHFKYSNPFTVFKQIGDKIRGEFDTEGFPQMIAGDVNGDQVIDIMDAIYMQTYWGTNHRYADINFDGTVDMNDFTFIETNFGLQNPTDPNAPKAKTKHKNKTLETIRKELAS; from the coding sequence ATGAAAAAAAAGCTACAAAAAGTAACAATCCTTGCATTAGGGGTAGGATTGATTTCTGGCAGTCTACCAGGATCGTATTCTAGTCTGAATTCTAAAGTCCAGGCCGCTACGAAGACTCAAGACGTTATAATCAACGATTTGCTACAACAATCGAATGAAGGGACTATTCAAGGATTGTCACCTTCTGAACAGGTACTGAAAAATTTGTCTCCGGAACAAAAGGAAGCGCTTGTAAAGCTACAAACGCTAAATCATACGGGTCTGCATTTAGCACCGGAAATTGATCCGGATAGTAAGAAAGAAATTTCGGTTATTGTCGAGTTTAAGCAACGTCCGCCTAAGGTGGCTGTCATAGAAGCTACAGCAGAAGGAAAAGAGTTGTCTGAAGCAGAAGCGAAAGCTCAAGTCGAGAAGGCTCATGCTACATTTACTAGCGACTTAGACAAACTATTTGCGGAAAAAGGGAAAAGAAAAGGATCTGAGTACAAAGTAAAACGTTCTTATAAAACCGCCTTTAACGGTGTATCCATGAAGCTTCCAGCGAATCAAGCAAAAGAATTATTGGAGTCTAAAGTAGTTAAAGCAGTCTATAGTGATATAGAAGTACATGTCGAACCCCCTGTTCAAGCAGAAGACATCGAAGCAGAACACACGGGAATCGGCATGGCGGATGAACGATCTTATCTACAAGTGGACAAGCTCCATGAAGAAGGATTCACAGGGGAAGACATTAAAGTGGGGGTGTTGGATACAGGTATCGACTACAACCATCCTGATTTAAAAGCTGCTTATAAGGGTGGATATGACTTTGTTGATAATGATAAGGATCCAATGGAAGCGACATATGAGGACTGGAAGGATTCAGGAAGACCGGAAGTTTCAGGTGGAAAAACCTATTACACAAGTCATGGCACGCATGTTTCAGGCACGATTGCCGGTCAAGGGACAAATGAAAGTAAATTCGCAACAACAGGGATAGCACCTGATGCTGACTTGTATGCCTACCGTGTTTTAGGCCCATATGGATCTGGATCTTTTGAAAATGTCATGGCAGGAATTGAACAAGGGATTGAGGACGGCATGGACGTGATGAACCTGTCCCTTAGCGGAGCCCTGAATGATCCAATGAACCCTGTGAGTATGGCTGTTAATCATGCCGTATTAAGCGGGGTAACGATGGTGCTATCTGCCGGGAATTCTGGAAATGAGATGTACACACTAGGTACGCCGAGTGCAGCGGCACTGGCGCTCACAGTAGGGGCAAACGATGTACCTATGACGCTCTCTACGTCAACAGGATCATTGGATACATTGTCCGTCAGCTTGCGTCTATTGGCACAAGGATATGGGGATGATCTTGCAACACTGGAGGGCGACACTCTTCCAATTGTATATGCAGGAATGGGAACGAAAGCTGATTTTAATGGGAAAGATGTAGAAGGCAAGATAGCCCTGATAAGCCGGGGACAAAACATTCCACTCGTGAATAAGATCATGGCTGCCAAGGAAAGCGGTGCAGCCGCAGTGCTGTTATACAATGACAATGCAGAAGAGGGGCATATTCCCGCTTATTTAGCTGAAGGTATGCAGTACATTCCGACATTCTCATTAAGCAATGCAGATGGATTGGCATTGAAAGAAAAGGTCGAAGCTGGGCAGAATGATTTTACCTTCGGAGTAATGAAAGAAGAGAAAACGCAAGGGGGGATGTTAGCAGAATTCAGTTCCCGCGGGCCATCCCGCACTAATTACGATATAAAGCCAGAAGTGACAGCACCAGGGGTCTCTATGATGTCTACCGTTCCATCTGATGTAGTGAACGGTGATAAAGGTGACAATTATCAATATGCGTATCAACGGTTGTCCGGTACATCGATGTCAGCTCCGGTTGTCTCAGGTATTTCTGCACTGTTGCTTGGTGCAAATCCTGATTTGCAGCCATCCGAAATTAAAACGATCCTTATGAATACTGCAGATCCATTAAGCAAACCTTACAGCGTATTTGAACAGGGGGCTGGGCGTGTTGATCCGTATGAAGCCATTCATTCTACGATGGCAATCACAGTCAGAGAGGAAACTCAGATGATTGATAACGGGGAAACGAACATGATCGATGAAGAAACGGGTGGTCTTGGTTTCGGTCGAGTGGTTTACACGGGTGAACACATTTTAGACAAGCGTGCTGTAAAACTAACCAACAATGGGAAAAAGGCTAAAACATTTGACGTGAAAGTTCAATTCCAAACGGGATTACGAGAATCAAAAGATGCTGAAAAAAATGGCGTCAACGTTACATTTGACAATACCATTACCGTAAAAGGGAATAAAAGTAAAAAAACTTCTGTCCACCTCTCCATTCCGAAGACAGCAGAAAGGGGAGTTTATGAAGGGTATGTCATCTATACAAACAAAGAAGACTCTTCTGAAACCTACCAAGTCCCTTTTGGTGTAACCTATGAAGAGAATAAATTTGAAAAATTCGACATTTCCTCCGGCCGTTCTCTTGCGACAGTGGGGTATTCAGATGTAAATCCCTTTATGAAAAATTATCTGCTGCTGAATTACCAAGTGAAAGGGCATATTAAACGCATTGATTTCTTATATTTAGACCCTGAGACAGATGATATAGTTGGTCATGGGGGCTTAGTTGGCGGTTTAAATGTAAAACCGGATAAAGATAATCTTGTAATAAACACCGGGTTTTATTTACCATTCATTGGAGATCAGAAAAAGCCGTTTTCAACGGATCCAGAATACTTACAATCTCAGTTTTCCAATGTGGTCTCTGAATTCGTTCAACCGGGAAACTATAAATTAAGGGCAGTCGCAACAGACGATCAGGGCAACACATTCACCAAAGACGAATATGTATTTGTTGATAATTCGGCTCCGGAATTTACGATTACATCTCTTCCACATGGAGTATACGAATATGAAGAAGGAAAGACATCCGTTCTGGTAGAGGGAAGCATCCATGAAGAAAACATTGACCGCATAAAGAAGTATGGGTTCGATGTTAACCAGGCTTCTAACGATGTTGTATTTTACTACAATAAAGAGGTTCCAAAGTATAACCAATACATCACTATTCCCAAATATGCGCCTAATGGAGAAGTTCCCCTTAATCCAGATGGAACATTTGCCGCTAATATGCCGCTTGATGATTCCCTTCCGATCCTGCCGGTTCGATTCTTTGGTGTCGGAGTATCAAGTGCGGTAAATTATCCTAATGCACATGCAACTTACTTTGTAAAGAAAGGAACACCATACGTGGATGCGACACCGGACAAGGTAAATCCAAAAATGGGGGAAACCGTGACCTATACGATAAAGATGAATAATACGTCTGGAATCAAAAATCAAACCTTGACATTTGATTATTTGAGCGACAATTTTGAGATTGAAAGCGTAACCGTCCATCCAGAATTAGAGAAAAAAGCCAGGGTTCAATTGGATCATGAGGATGTTGCAAATGGAGAGGCGACGAGAAAACAGACGATTCATTTAACTGTAAATGATCCAGAAGGTATAAACGGTACCACCCCGGTTGTGAATGTAAAAGTGAAAGTGAAAGATGAAAAGTATTATGAGGGTGTCTTACAATTACAAAATATAAGTTCTACCTATACAAATGGGGAAGGCACTGAAGTTACTATTCCTAGTTTAGCTGTGGAATCCTATGTTGACCCGTCCTATTCACAAGTGAAAATTCCTATTTATGCTGAAGGAATACCGTTTGGAAATGATTTTACCAAAGCAGGAATTGACGGATATGCTACAGATGATTCTAAAAATCAATACGACGGAACGATTGTAATAGAGAATAATGGTATTGCTGATTATCCAAGACTATATATTAAATTGCCGATCACAAATGAAGAATTCAAGTACTCCATTCATGTACCTGGGCATTTTAAATACAGCAATCCATTCACGGTCTTTAAGCAAATTGGGGATAAGATACGAGGCGAGTTTGACACCGAGGGCTTTCCTCAGATGATAGCAGGGGACGTCAACGGTGACCAAGTCATTGATATCATGGACGCCATCTATATGCAGACATACTGGGGAACGAATCATCGCTATGCCGATATCAACTTTGACGGTACAGTGGATATGAACGATTTCACATTCATTGAAACAAACTTTGGGTTGCAAAATCCAACCGATCCGAATGCCCCGAAAGCAAAAACGAAACATAAAAATAAGACGCTGGAAACAATTAGAAAAGAATTAGCAAGCTAA
- a CDS encoding helix-turn-helix transcriptional regulator has protein sequence MLNNSVRELRARFRFTQQDLADRIGVTRQTIGLIEKGDYAPSITLALKIAHAFNVPVEEIFRLEEERGSC, from the coding sequence ATGTTGAATAATTCTGTTCGTGAATTGCGTGCCAGGTTCCGCTTTACCCAGCAGGATCTGGCTGATCGAATTGGCGTCACCAGACAGACAATCGGATTGATCGAAAAAGGGGATTATGCACCGTCCATCACGCTGGCTCTGAAGATCGCACACGCTTTTAATGTGCCGGTGGAAGAGATATTTCGCTTGGAAGAGGAGAGAGGTTCATGTTAA
- a CDS encoding CPBP family intramembrane glutamic endopeptidase, with amino-acid sequence MDTQLIISIIILITLAEVGAIILFVKYRRGDMDSNPFMTILKKEWIILFYALFKWKRKKGNDKGIQNYYYHKGSNYFWLFIALLHEQVIEGIVFHIYLKEIDPLRANILVVLHVYSILYMLGDYNLVRNSPIRIKGNKVVMNVGVRRSLTFHIRDVAAIQPARTQYSKDGGIIHEKNAYHVSMLPRVFTRVFGMMDELKYEVTFKEPIYARGYFGQKKIVKKALISMDNPEPFIMDLREKVDSYDESEDTEGDRLVAAAYEGKRPSIINWKVYSTLLILNILGALAIAPYAIARENLHEVMGLSKLSFTLFYVIQVLLEAGILLFIALWLAKKVKLKAPIIESFFNKNQTLHSFRKPVMKSALYGVLAGVVISIFSLIVSKPLGVDNSSLNEPTWWLGTLGSFGAAVNEESIFRLFLVTLLIWLQVKMFKGTVTKAKKWTAIIVASLIFGIMHYGVAASNFDMTLGLFISMLVINGIGGLVFGALFVFVGLEFAMIAHFTADIVLHVVGPRVVE; translated from the coding sequence ATGGATACTCAGTTGATCATCTCAATCATCATACTCATCACTCTGGCGGAGGTCGGTGCCATCATCCTGTTTGTGAAATACAGAAGGGGGGACATGGACAGCAACCCGTTCATGACCATCCTGAAAAAAGAGTGGATCATTCTTTTCTATGCCTTGTTTAAATGGAAGAGGAAGAAAGGCAATGATAAAGGAATCCAGAACTATTATTATCACAAAGGATCGAATTACTTCTGGCTGTTCATCGCACTCCTTCATGAGCAGGTAATTGAAGGGATTGTCTTTCATATCTACTTAAAAGAAATCGATCCCCTCAGGGCAAATATTCTGGTTGTGCTGCATGTCTACAGTATCCTCTACATGCTGGGGGACTATAACTTAGTCAGGAACTCGCCGATCCGGATAAAAGGGAACAAAGTCGTCATGAACGTCGGGGTGAGAAGGTCATTGACTTTTCATATCAGGGATGTGGCCGCGATTCAGCCGGCAAGGACGCAGTATAGCAAGGACGGCGGCATCATCCACGAGAAAAATGCCTACCATGTCAGCATGCTTCCAAGGGTGTTCACCCGTGTATTCGGCATGATGGATGAACTGAAATATGAAGTCACCTTCAAGGAACCCATTTACGCCAGAGGATATTTCGGCCAGAAAAAAATAGTAAAGAAAGCTTTGATATCGATGGATAACCCGGAACCATTCATCATGGATCTTAGGGAAAAGGTGGACAGCTATGATGAAAGTGAAGACACGGAAGGTGATCGATTGGTCGCTGCCGCTTATGAGGGGAAAAGACCGAGTATCATCAACTGGAAGGTCTACTCCACGCTTCTCATCCTGAATATATTGGGCGCTTTGGCGATTGCCCCCTATGCCATTGCACGGGAGAATCTACATGAAGTCATGGGACTGAGCAAGCTGTCCTTCACCCTGTTCTACGTCATCCAGGTGCTGTTGGAAGCGGGGATCCTGCTATTTATCGCATTATGGCTCGCGAAGAAGGTGAAGCTCAAGGCTCCGATCATAGAATCCTTTTTCAACAAGAACCAAACGCTTCATTCTTTTAGAAAACCGGTCATGAAATCCGCCCTCTATGGGGTACTCGCAGGTGTGGTCATCAGCATCTTCAGCCTGATCGTATCGAAGCCCCTCGGAGTGGACAATTCTTCACTCAATGAACCCACTTGGTGGCTCGGGACATTGGGGTCATTCGGAGCGGCCGTGAATGAAGAATCGATTTTCCGTCTGTTCCTGGTCACGCTGCTTATATGGCTGCAGGTGAAGATGTTCAAAGGAACGGTGACAAAAGCTAAGAAATGGACGGCCATCATCGTTGCTAGCTTAATCTTTGGCATCATGCATTATGGTGTGGCGGCGTCCAATTTCGATATGACTCTCGGTCTCTTCATCAGCATGCTCGTCATCAACGGCATTGGTGGTCTCGTGTTCGGGGCACTCTTCGTCTTTGTGGGACTTGAATTCGCCATGATCGCTCATTTCACAGCGGATATTGTGCTCCATGTGGTTGGGCCGCGGGTGGTGGAGTGA
- a CDS encoding permease encodes MLELIGESAKTSLGYFWKSGWAFVLGYLISSMIQAFVQKDKMVKYMGNPSLKSVGLSTLFGAISSSCSFAALAAGRNLFKKGAHFIPTLAFLFASTNLVIELGILIYIFLGWQFVVAEMIGGIVLIFITWILVKITYPKKLVEEAKDHVEDEEEDEEGFNWKEKIKSKEGWYQVGHEFVMNWQMVWKEITIGFTIAGIMATFISEDTWKMFFLADQPDSFLKVLENALIGPIVAMLTFIGSMGNIPIATILASSGVAFAGIMAFIYSDLVVPPIVAVHKKYYGLKTALYIAGIFYLSIILTAMGMHYAFTAVGLIPENAKQVMNESPFQIDYTFWLNIVFAIVAMLSIYLNRLFMKSGHHHGMMNMEGDSKVKTIVTYICIGYLVVGTVVHFV; translated from the coding sequence TTGTTAGAATTGATTGGCGAATCTGCGAAGACCTCACTCGGGTATTTCTGGAAATCCGGTTGGGCATTCGTACTTGGATACTTAATCAGCTCCATGATTCAGGCTTTTGTACAGAAGGATAAAATGGTGAAGTATATGGGAAATCCAAGCTTGAAGTCCGTTGGGTTATCCACACTATTCGGGGCGATCAGTTCCTCCTGTTCCTTTGCAGCCCTGGCAGCAGGGCGGAATCTTTTCAAAAAAGGGGCCCATTTTATTCCGACCCTTGCCTTTCTATTTGCTTCTACCAACCTGGTGATTGAATTAGGCATACTTATTTATATCTTTCTAGGGTGGCAATTTGTGGTTGCAGAGATGATCGGGGGCATCGTTCTGATCTTTATTACCTGGATTCTTGTGAAAATCACTTATCCTAAGAAGCTGGTGGAGGAAGCAAAGGATCATGTGGAGGACGAAGAGGAAGACGAAGAAGGATTCAATTGGAAAGAGAAAATCAAGTCCAAAGAGGGCTGGTATCAGGTCGGACATGAATTTGTGATGAATTGGCAAATGGTGTGGAAAGAGATTACGATTGGATTCACCATTGCTGGGATCATGGCCACATTCATATCAGAAGATACATGGAAAATGTTCTTCCTAGCAGATCAGCCGGACTCATTTTTAAAAGTACTGGAAAATGCACTGATCGGTCCGATCGTTGCCATGCTCACATTTATCGGGTCCATGGGGAATATCCCAATTGCCACAATCCTCGCTTCCAGTGGAGTGGCCTTTGCAGGAATCATGGCATTCATCTATTCTGATTTGGTCGTACCACCGATTGTCGCGGTTCACAAAAAGTATTATGGTTTAAAAACGGCACTATACATTGCTGGAATCTTCTACCTATCGATCATCCTGACTGCGATGGGGATGCACTATGCGTTCACGGCTGTCGGATTAATCCCGGAAAACGCAAAACAAGTGATGAATGAATCACCCTTTCAAATCGATTATACTTTTTGGTTAAACATCGTATTTGCCATCGTGGCGATGCTTTCGATCTACCTGAATCGATTGTTCATGAAATCCGGACATCATCATGGCATGATGAACATGGAAGGTGACTCGAAAGTGAAGACGATCGTAACATATATTTGTATTGGATATTTAGTGGTTGGAACTGTAGTGCATTTTGTGTGA
- a CDS encoding DinB family protein has protein sequence MNFKLNEAIEVLERTPKPLEYFLTVLSVGWLECDEGEGTWNAIGVVEHLIEGEKHNWIPRLKIIFQDGESTVFPAFDRFSHLEESTSNSLEEKIMEFDSLRATNVIELRELVAQHSLDSTGMHPAFGRVSARELISTWVVHDLTHLSQIARVFSNRYLEDVGPWKEYLGVLNRTKPS, from the coding sequence ATGAACTTTAAATTAAATGAAGCAATCGAGGTCTTGGAGAGAACTCCGAAGCCCCTTGAATATTTCCTTACCGTTTTGTCAGTAGGATGGTTGGAGTGTGATGAAGGAGAAGGGACCTGGAATGCCATTGGAGTTGTGGAGCATTTAATCGAGGGGGAGAAACACAATTGGATTCCGAGATTGAAGATAATCTTTCAAGACGGGGAAAGTACTGTGTTTCCTGCTTTTGATCGTTTTTCCCATTTAGAAGAGTCCACTTCAAATAGTCTCGAGGAGAAGATCATGGAATTTGATTCCCTCAGAGCAACGAATGTGATTGAGTTAAGAGAGTTAGTGGCTCAGCATTCCCTTGATTCAACAGGTATGCATCCTGCTTTCGGAAGGGTCAGCGCACGAGAACTAATCTCCACTTGGGTGGTCCATGATCTGACCCATCTTTCTCAAATTGCAAGGGTGTTTTCCAATCGTTATTTGGAAGATGTGGGGCCTTGGAAAGAATATTTAGGGGTATTGAACAGAACGAAGCCGTCTTAA
- a CDS encoding RidA family protein, which produces MNKKISLIRSAHLAHVDYAYASRVPSDMDLLFLAGACPLNKEGEVPHINDYELQAKLCVENMKEVLNESGASLKDVVYTRVLVASLNQSDLVTAWNAIRKEFGDHDVPSTLSGVTVLGYTDQLVEIEAVAAVEKRTSV; this is translated from the coding sequence ATGAACAAAAAAATATCATTGATTCGATCAGCACATTTAGCACATGTTGATTATGCATACGCTTCAAGAGTACCTTCGGACATGGATCTCCTGTTTTTAGCCGGGGCTTGTCCTCTTAACAAAGAAGGGGAAGTTCCTCATATCAATGATTACGAACTTCAAGCCAAACTGTGTGTGGAGAATATGAAGGAAGTACTGAATGAGAGTGGTGCCTCCTTGAAGGACGTCGTATATACCCGGGTCCTTGTAGCTTCTCTGAATCAGTCGGATTTAGTGACGGCTTGGAACGCGATAAGAAAAGAGTTTGGGGATCATGACGTCCCGAGTACGTTATCAGGAGTGACTGTACTGGGGTACACAGATCAATTGGTGGAAATCGAAGCGGTCGCAGCAGTAGAGAAACGAACAAGTGTATAG
- a CDS encoding FMN-binding negative transcriptional regulator, which yields MYIPKDFKITDESVAYEIMKEHSFATLFSQHDGLPCATHIPLIVNGKYLYGHFARPNPQWKDIENQTVLAVFHGPHCYISPSWYETNKAVPTWNYVTVHVYGEVELLEDENELMESFHEMVVNYEAPDSSYRLQDAGAEYLAGLSKGVQGFKMKISKIEGKAKLSQNHSLQRQELVINQLEQIPYTDEQQISAWMKANLKK from the coding sequence ATGTATATTCCAAAAGATTTTAAGATCACAGATGAATCGGTTGCCTACGAAATCATGAAAGAACATAGTTTTGCGACTCTTTTTTCTCAACACGATGGATTGCCATGTGCCACACATATACCCTTAATAGTAAACGGGAAGTACTTATACGGACACTTTGCACGCCCGAATCCTCAGTGGAAAGATATTGAAAATCAAACGGTCCTGGCTGTTTTCCATGGTCCGCATTGTTATATCTCCCCATCCTGGTATGAGACGAATAAAGCAGTGCCCACATGGAATTACGTGACCGTTCATGTGTATGGAGAAGTCGAGCTTCTGGAGGATGAAAATGAGTTAATGGAATCATTCCATGAAATGGTAGTGAACTATGAAGCTCCTGATAGCTCATACAGATTACAGGATGCAGGTGCTGAGTATCTCGCTGGCTTGAGCAAGGGAGTTCAAGGTTTCAAAATGAAAATCAGTAAGATAGAAGGAAAAGCGAAGTTAAGTCAAAATCATTCATTACAGCGACAAGAGCTGGTGATCAATCAACTTGAACAAATTCCATATACAGATGAGCAACAGATTTCAGCATGGATGAAGGCTAATCTAAAAAAGTGA
- a CDS encoding cyanophycinase produces the protein MKKYLKMAATIGLSLGLLAAQGPAEAASKDYTYYGYGDTTNITRSTTYGVNLMGGSTDVDEAMLWMAEKANGGDFVVLRASGGDGYNQYVYDLAASNGVPLDSVETIVLNNRNAAYDAFVLDKVFKAEAVFFAGGDQSLYVDYIIDTPLEDTLNDLISIYDVPIGGTSAGLAIQGQFVYDARNGSVYSDEALSNPSNRYMTFTRNLLDNPYLTSTITDTHFEQRDRMGRFVGFMARNIMDGWTTQAKGIAVNEQTALLVEADGSARVVSQPGSTDAAVYIARTTGAPTSGSRSPLTMKDIEMVKLETGDTFSFPTWTSSNGLKYKLNAQNGVLTSTTGNIYGNQ, from the coding sequence ATGAAGAAATATTTAAAAATGGCTGCAACGATTGGTTTGTCATTGGGATTACTGGCTGCTCAAGGGCCTGCTGAAGCAGCAAGTAAGGATTATACGTATTACGGCTATGGAGACACGACAAACATTACCCGATCTACCACTTATGGGGTTAACTTAATGGGTGGGTCAACAGATGTGGATGAAGCAATGCTATGGATGGCGGAAAAGGCAAACGGGGGGGACTTTGTTGTTCTACGAGCATCTGGTGGTGATGGCTACAATCAATATGTGTACGACTTAGCCGCAAGTAACGGTGTTCCCTTAGACTCAGTGGAAACCATTGTATTAAATAATCGCAATGCTGCGTACGATGCGTTTGTACTTGATAAAGTATTTAAAGCAGAGGCCGTTTTCTTTGCGGGTGGTGATCAGTCTTTATATGTGGACTATATAATAGATACACCACTGGAAGATACATTAAATGATTTAATTTCAATCTACGATGTTCCAATAGGTGGAACGAGTGCAGGACTCGCGATTCAAGGGCAATTTGTTTATGATGCGAGAAACGGTTCGGTTTATTCAGATGAAGCATTAAGTAACCCAAGCAATCGTTACATGACGTTTACACGCAACTTATTAGATAACCCTTATTTAACAAGCACCATCACGGATACGCATTTCGAGCAACGCGACCGTATGGGGCGATTTGTTGGGTTTATGGCTCGTAATATCATGGACGGTTGGACGACACAGGCAAAAGGGATTGCCGTTAACGAACAAACTGCTTTATTAGTTGAAGCAGACGGCTCGGCACGTGTTGTATCTCAACCGGGAAGTACGGATGCCGCTGTATACATCGCTCGTACAACAGGTGCACCAACAAGCGGCTCACGCTCACCATTAACAATGAAAGACATTGAAATGGTGAAGTTAGAAACAGGTGATACATTTTCCTTCCCGACTTGGACAAGCAGCAATGGCTTGAAATATAAATTAAATGCTCAGAATGGTGTATTGACGTCAACGACCGGAAATATTTACGGAAATCAATAG